A genome region from Bombus terrestris chromosome 10, iyBomTerr1.2, whole genome shotgun sequence includes the following:
- the LOC100645881 gene encoding very-long-chain (3R)-3-hydroxyacyl-CoA dehydratase 2 isoform X2 yields the protein MESRSMNDFSSTAEANLWQNVKWPVVIFQHAALLEIIHAATGLVKSNPVLTTFQVFSRIIVVSGVLLATPNNYAASSHGLPLAILAWSITEIIRYLFYYMNLNEFVPYFLTWLRYTLFIALYPIGVTGELLCIYSAVNYANSHPEFWSYKLPNSWNFIFSYYFILITIMLSYIPLFPQLYLHMFAQRRKIIGGETSKKAN from the exons ATGGAAAGTAGGTCAA tgaatgatttttcttctacgGCAGAAGCAAATTTGTGGCAGAATGTTAAATGGCCTGTTGTTATTTTTCAACATGCTGCTCTTTTAGAA ATAATCCATGCTGCAACCGGTTTAGTTAAATCAAACCCTGTACTTACAACTTTTCAAGTGTTTAGTCGTATCATAGTTGTGAGTGGTGTATTGTTGGCAACTCCAAATAATTATGCGGCGTCATCTCATGGTCTTCCATTAGCCATCTTAGCATGGTCAATAACAGAAATAATTCGATATTTGTTTTACTATATGAATCTCAATGAATTTGTTCCTTATTTTCTCACATGGCTAAG GTATACGTTATTTATTGCATTGTACCCAATAGGTGTAACTGGAGAATTATTATGCATATATTCAGCTGTAAATTATGCAAACTCTCATCCAGAATTCTGGAGTTACAAACTTCCTAACTCATGGAATTTCATATTTAgttattatttcattcttatAACTATTATGCTATCATATATTCCTC TTTTCCCGCAATTATATTTGCATATGTTTGCTCAAAGACGTAAAATTATAGGAGGTGAAACATCCAAGAAAGCGAATTAA
- the LOC100645881 gene encoding very-long-chain (3R)-3-hydroxyacyl-CoA dehydratase hpo-8 isoform X1 — protein sequence MKSKKSNNVALLYLKTYNLLQVFGWSYILYKFVVNDFSSTAEANLWQNVKWPVVIFQHAALLEIIHAATGLVKSNPVLTTFQVFSRIIVVSGVLLATPNNYAASSHGLPLAILAWSITEIIRYLFYYMNLNEFVPYFLTWLRYTLFIALYPIGVTGELLCIYSAVNYANSHPEFWSYKLPNSWNFIFSYYFILITIMLSYIPLFPQLYLHMFAQRRKIIGGETSKKAN from the exons atgaaatcgaaaaaatcaaataacgtcgcattattatatttaaagacTTATAATTTGCTACAAGTATTTGG TTGGagttatatactttataaatttgtagtgaatgatttttcttctacgGCAGAAGCAAATTTGTGGCAGAATGTTAAATGGCCTGTTGTTATTTTTCAACATGCTGCTCTTTTAGAA ATAATCCATGCTGCAACCGGTTTAGTTAAATCAAACCCTGTACTTACAACTTTTCAAGTGTTTAGTCGTATCATAGTTGTGAGTGGTGTATTGTTGGCAACTCCAAATAATTATGCGGCGTCATCTCATGGTCTTCCATTAGCCATCTTAGCATGGTCAATAACAGAAATAATTCGATATTTGTTTTACTATATGAATCTCAATGAATTTGTTCCTTATTTTCTCACATGGCTAAG GTATACGTTATTTATTGCATTGTACCCAATAGGTGTAACTGGAGAATTATTATGCATATATTCAGCTGTAAATTATGCAAACTCTCATCCAGAATTCTGGAGTTACAAACTTCCTAACTCATGGAATTTCATATTTAgttattatttcattcttatAACTATTATGCTATCATATATTCCTC TTTTCCCGCAATTATATTTGCATATGTTTGCTCAAAGACGTAAAATTATAGGAGGTGAAACATCCAAGAAAGCGAATTAA
- the LOC100643290 gene encoding NAD-dependent protein deacetylase sirtuin-2 isoform X2: protein MSGNMSEHNDDTEKEKKSNEEATNSSSEQEEVEDSDMEKIRKYLAQKLKLFDSSDYDEQSQQKILRELNIDGVVDYIKETENCKIITMAGAGISTSAGIPDFRSPSSGLYHNLEKYNLPHPQAIFELDFFMENPEPFFMLARELLPEGFKPTPSHYFIRLLWEKGLLLRHYTQNIDTLERMAGLPPEKLVEAHGTFHTGRCLKCRAPYTLPWMKEKIMEGVIPKCEECNEGVVKPDIVFFGEMLPERFHFLIDRDFAQADLLIIMGSSLVVQPFASLVDRVRPNCPRLLINKEKVGMQDRLSRLLGLRHGLIFDTRSSHGGRDVAWLGDCDTGCQLLAEKLGWGDELKDLIKKEYERLSAEHTNKD, encoded by the exons ATGTCCGGAAACATGTCCGAACACAATGATGACACGGAAAAAG AGAAGAAATCAAATGAGGAGGCTACAAACAGTTCTTCAGAACAAGAAGAGGTAGAAGATTCTGATATGGAAAAGATTCGGAAATATTTGGCACAAAAGTTAAAACTTTTTGATTCATCAGATTATGATGAACAATCGCAGCAAAAAATCCTCCGTGAACTTAATATAGATGGAGTGGTAGATTATATAAAAGAAACTGAAAACTGTAAAATTATTACTATGGCTGGAGCTGGTATCTCCACAT ctGCAGGAATTCCTGACTTTCGATCACCATCAAGTGGTCTTTATCACAATTTAGAGAAATATAATCTACCTCATCCTCAAGCTATTTTTGAGTTAGATTTCTTTATGGAAAATCCTGAACCATTCTTTATGCTTGCAAGAGAATTGTTACCTGAAGGTTTTAAACCTACACCATCCCATTACTTCATCCGTCTTTTATGGGAAAAAGGACTACTTTTAAGACACTACACCCAGAACATCGATACATTAGAAAGAATGGCTGGTTTACCTCCTGAAAAATTAGTAGAAGCTCATGGTACATTTCATACTGGTCGATGCCTTAAATGTAGAGCACCATACACTCTCCCATGGATGAAAG AAAAAATTATGGAAGGTGTTATACCAAAATGTGAAGAATGTAACGAAGGTGTAGTGAAACCTGATATAGTGTTTTTCGGGGAAATGTTACCCGAACGTTTCCATTTCCTTATCGATCGAGATTTTGCACAAGCAGATCTTTTGATAATTATGGGATCAAGTTTGGTAGTTCAGCCTTTTGCATCTTTAGTAGATAG GGTGCGACCCAATTGTCCGCGCTTACTTATCAATAAAGAAAAAGTAGGTATGCAAGATCGCTTATCGCGACTTTTAGGATTGCGACATGGCTTGATCTTCGATACACGAAGTTCTCATGGCGGTCGTGATGTTGCCTGGTTAGGTGATTGCGATACTGGCTGTCAGTTATTAGCTGAAAAGTTGGGCTGGGGC gaTGAATTAAAAGatcttataaaaaaagaatatgaacGTTTAAGTGCAGAACATACCAATAAGGATTAA
- the LOC100643290 gene encoding NAD-dependent protein deacetylase sirtuin-2 isoform X1 yields MFPQIIFPLISRQRQLLGQQLWRKSVFMYFYCNEYNEFISLKKKSNEEATNSSSEQEEVEDSDMEKIRKYLAQKLKLFDSSDYDEQSQQKILRELNIDGVVDYIKETENCKIITMAGAGISTSAGIPDFRSPSSGLYHNLEKYNLPHPQAIFELDFFMENPEPFFMLARELLPEGFKPTPSHYFIRLLWEKGLLLRHYTQNIDTLERMAGLPPEKLVEAHGTFHTGRCLKCRAPYTLPWMKEKIMEGVIPKCEECNEGVVKPDIVFFGEMLPERFHFLIDRDFAQADLLIIMGSSLVVQPFASLVDRVRPNCPRLLINKEKVGMQDRLSRLLGLRHGLIFDTRSSHGGRDVAWLGDCDTGCQLLAEKLGWGDELKDLIKKEYERLSAEHTNKD; encoded by the exons ATGTTTCCGCAGATCATTTTTCCTTTAATTAGCCGTCAGCGGCAATTACTCGGCCAACAACTCTGGCGAAAATctgtatttatgtatttttattgcaacgagtacaatgaatttatttctttaa AGAAGAAATCAAATGAGGAGGCTACAAACAGTTCTTCAGAACAAGAAGAGGTAGAAGATTCTGATATGGAAAAGATTCGGAAATATTTGGCACAAAAGTTAAAACTTTTTGATTCATCAGATTATGATGAACAATCGCAGCAAAAAATCCTCCGTGAACTTAATATAGATGGAGTGGTAGATTATATAAAAGAAACTGAAAACTGTAAAATTATTACTATGGCTGGAGCTGGTATCTCCACAT ctGCAGGAATTCCTGACTTTCGATCACCATCAAGTGGTCTTTATCACAATTTAGAGAAATATAATCTACCTCATCCTCAAGCTATTTTTGAGTTAGATTTCTTTATGGAAAATCCTGAACCATTCTTTATGCTTGCAAGAGAATTGTTACCTGAAGGTTTTAAACCTACACCATCCCATTACTTCATCCGTCTTTTATGGGAAAAAGGACTACTTTTAAGACACTACACCCAGAACATCGATACATTAGAAAGAATGGCTGGTTTACCTCCTGAAAAATTAGTAGAAGCTCATGGTACATTTCATACTGGTCGATGCCTTAAATGTAGAGCACCATACACTCTCCCATGGATGAAAG AAAAAATTATGGAAGGTGTTATACCAAAATGTGAAGAATGTAACGAAGGTGTAGTGAAACCTGATATAGTGTTTTTCGGGGAAATGTTACCCGAACGTTTCCATTTCCTTATCGATCGAGATTTTGCACAAGCAGATCTTTTGATAATTATGGGATCAAGTTTGGTAGTTCAGCCTTTTGCATCTTTAGTAGATAG GGTGCGACCCAATTGTCCGCGCTTACTTATCAATAAAGAAAAAGTAGGTATGCAAGATCGCTTATCGCGACTTTTAGGATTGCGACATGGCTTGATCTTCGATACACGAAGTTCTCATGGCGGTCGTGATGTTGCCTGGTTAGGTGATTGCGATACTGGCTGTCAGTTATTAGCTGAAAAGTTGGGCTGGGGC gaTGAATTAAAAGatcttataaaaaaagaatatgaacGTTTAAGTGCAGAACATACCAATAAGGATTAA
- the LOC100643290 gene encoding NAD-dependent protein deacetylase Sirt2 isoform X3, whose amino-acid sequence MEKIRKYLAQKLKLFDSSDYDEQSQQKILRELNIDGVVDYIKETENCKIITMAGAGISTSAGIPDFRSPSSGLYHNLEKYNLPHPQAIFELDFFMENPEPFFMLARELLPEGFKPTPSHYFIRLLWEKGLLLRHYTQNIDTLERMAGLPPEKLVEAHGTFHTGRCLKCRAPYTLPWMKEKIMEGVIPKCEECNEGVVKPDIVFFGEMLPERFHFLIDRDFAQADLLIIMGSSLVVQPFASLVDRVRPNCPRLLINKEKVGMQDRLSRLLGLRHGLIFDTRSSHGGRDVAWLGDCDTGCQLLAEKLGWGDELKDLIKKEYERLSAEHTNKD is encoded by the exons ATGGAAAAGATTCGGAAATATTTGGCACAAAAGTTAAAACTTTTTGATTCATCAGATTATGATGAACAATCGCAGCAAAAAATCCTCCGTGAACTTAATATAGATGGAGTGGTAGATTATATAAAAGAAACTGAAAACTGTAAAATTATTACTATGGCTGGAGCTGGTATCTCCACAT ctGCAGGAATTCCTGACTTTCGATCACCATCAAGTGGTCTTTATCACAATTTAGAGAAATATAATCTACCTCATCCTCAAGCTATTTTTGAGTTAGATTTCTTTATGGAAAATCCTGAACCATTCTTTATGCTTGCAAGAGAATTGTTACCTGAAGGTTTTAAACCTACACCATCCCATTACTTCATCCGTCTTTTATGGGAAAAAGGACTACTTTTAAGACACTACACCCAGAACATCGATACATTAGAAAGAATGGCTGGTTTACCTCCTGAAAAATTAGTAGAAGCTCATGGTACATTTCATACTGGTCGATGCCTTAAATGTAGAGCACCATACACTCTCCCATGGATGAAAG AAAAAATTATGGAAGGTGTTATACCAAAATGTGAAGAATGTAACGAAGGTGTAGTGAAACCTGATATAGTGTTTTTCGGGGAAATGTTACCCGAACGTTTCCATTTCCTTATCGATCGAGATTTTGCACAAGCAGATCTTTTGATAATTATGGGATCAAGTTTGGTAGTTCAGCCTTTTGCATCTTTAGTAGATAG GGTGCGACCCAATTGTCCGCGCTTACTTATCAATAAAGAAAAAGTAGGTATGCAAGATCGCTTATCGCGACTTTTAGGATTGCGACATGGCTTGATCTTCGATACACGAAGTTCTCATGGCGGTCGTGATGTTGCCTGGTTAGGTGATTGCGATACTGGCTGTCAGTTATTAGCTGAAAAGTTGGGCTGGGGC gaTGAATTAAAAGatcttataaaaaaagaatatgaacGTTTAAGTGCAGAACATACCAATAAGGATTAA